From Acidianus brierleyi:
TATTCATGCAATTTCTCATGAAGTTGTCATAGCATGTATTATTTCCCTTACATTCTGCCATGGCCTTATTATTGCACTCATTAGATAACTTTCTTAACATTATCATAGTAGCTTCTCTAACTAAAGCCTCGAGATCTGCTCCAGTATATCCTTCTGTTTTGTCAGATAATATATCAGCCATGCAATACTTTATTTTCTCATCTTTACACTTTTCATCTTTGCATTCATTTAATGCAAGGTTAATACATTGTTGCGTGCCTTCTATGGGTACTCCCCTCATGTGGATCATGAGTATCTCTTTTCTTGCTTCCTTGTCTGGTGGAGGTACATAAATTAGCCTATCAAATCTGCCAGGTCTTAGTAATGCTGGATCTAATATATCTGGTCTATTAGTTGCAGCTATTACTACTACTTTACTTAGCGGGGTAATACCATCCATTTCAGCTAGCATCTGATTTACAATCCTTTCAGTAACGCCACTATCATGAGAAAATCCCCTCATTGGAGCTATAGCATCTATTTCATCGAAGAATATTATAGTAGGTGCAGTTTGTCTAGCTCTTTTGAATATTTCTCTTATTGCTTTTTCGCTTTCTCCTACCCATTTGGATAGTACTTCTGGTCCTTTTACTGCTATGAAGTTTGCTCCGCTTTCTGTGGCAACTGCTTTGGCTAACATTGTTTTACCTGTTCCTGGTGGGCCAAATAATAGTATACCCTTTGGCGGTCTTATTCCAGTTTTTTCAAATATACCGGGATATCTCATGGGCCATTCTACGGCTTCTCTAAGTTGTTGTTTTACTAGATCTAGTCCACCTATATCTGTCCAGTGTACTGTAGGTACTTCTACATATACTTCTCTAAGTAATGTTGGTTGTACAGTTTTCATAGCTTCAGTAAAATCGTCCATGTTTACTTTCAATTCCTTTAATGTTTCAGGTGGTATTTGACCTATATCCAAGTTTATCTTCCCTGTATTATCCTTAAGGAATTTTCTTAATGCACTCATTGCTGCTTCTTTAGCTAAAGCTGCTAAGTCTGCACCAGTATATCCGTTAGTCATTTCAGCTATAGCATCCAAATTTACGTCATCAGAAAGGGGCATATTTCTCGTATGTACTTGTAATATTTCCTTTCTGGCCTTAGTGTCTGGTGGCCTTATCTCTATTTCTCTGTCAAATCTTCCCGGTCTTCTAAGAGCTGGATCTAGTGCATCAGGTCTATTAGTAGCACCTATTACTACTATTTTTCCTCTTCCTTTGATTCCATCCATTAATGTAAGCAATTGAGCTACTACTCTTTTTTCAACTTCTCCAGTAGTTTCCTCTCTCTTTGGCGCTATAGCGTCTAATTCATCAATAAACACTATAGACGGAGAATTTTTCTCAGCTTCTTCAAAAATTTCTCTTAGTCTTTGCTCACTTTCACCGTAAAACTTACTCATAATTTCTGGTCCATTTATTGTATAAAATGATGCACCTATTTCACTTGCAAGAGCCCTTGCTAGCAAGGTTTTACCTACACCTGGAGGTCCAAATAATAGTATTCCTTTAGGAGGCTCTATACCCAATCTTTGAAAAAGCTCTGGATGTTTCATTGGAAGCTCTACAATTTCTCTTATTTTTTCCTTAACATCTTCTAAATCTCCTATATCTTCCCAACTAACCTTTGGATAATTGCTAACTTCCTTTACTGGTTCTTCTTTGATTTCTATTTCTGTATTAGAACTTACATATACATTATTTGACGGTGATGTAGATGTTACTATTAATTCTATTTGTCCAGTGTAAATAGGTATAGGTATTACTTCGCCTTTGCTTAACGGTTTATACAATAAATAATCTTTTACGTAATCA
This genomic window contains:
- a CDS encoding CDC48 family AAA ATPase, which translates into the protein MSSELKLKVLEARQRDVGRKIGRISEDSMRKIGIETGDYIEVKGNSNSSLLQAMPAYDLSNGEIRIDGYVRSAIGVSIGDEVSVKKAKVDEAKKIILAPTEPIRFDQSFVDYVKDYLLYKPLSKGEVIPIPIYTGQIELIVTSTSPSNNVYVSSNTEIEIKEEPVKEVSNYPKVSWEDIGDLEDVKEKIREIVELPMKHPELFQRLGIEPPKGILLFGPPGVGKTLLARALASEIGASFYTINGPEIMSKFYGESEQRLREIFEEAEKNSPSIVFIDELDAIAPKREETTGEVEKRVVAQLLTLMDGIKGRGKIVVIGATNRPDALDPALRRPGRFDREIEIRPPDTKARKEILQVHTRNMPLSDDVNLDAIAEMTNGYTGADLAALAKEAAMSALRKFLKDNTGKINLDIGQIPPETLKELKVNMDDFTEAMKTVQPTLLREVYVEVPTVHWTDIGGLDLVKQQLREAVEWPMRYPGIFEKTGIRPPKGILLFGPPGTGKTMLAKAVATESGANFIAVKGPEVLSKWVGESEKAIREIFKRARQTAPTIIFFDEIDAIAPMRGFSHDSGVTERIVNQMLAEMDGITPLSKVVVIAATNRPDILDPALLRPGRFDRLIYVPPPDKEARKEILMIHMRGVPIEGTQQCINLALNECKDEKCKDEKIKYCMADILSDKTEGYTGADLEALVREATMIMLRKLSNECNNKAMAECKGNNTCYDNFMRNCMNNLNAKVTMQDFEDALKVVTPSLSKADIQRYERMASELKRSVAV